From Apus apus isolate bApuApu2 chromosome 13, bApuApu2.pri.cur, whole genome shotgun sequence, a single genomic window includes:
- the C1QTNF2 gene encoding complement C1q tumor necrosis factor-related protein 2 has product MISAVLLLWTVPCVANHILEGFAKGGLQEGPQLACSLPGPPGPPGPPGAPGAPGTVGRMGFPGKDGKDGKDGDKGEHGDEGPQGRTGNPGKPGPKGKAGAIGKAGPRGPKGLKGNPGKNGAPGKKGPKGNKGEAGMPGPCTCNANKAKSAFSVAVSKSYPRERLPIKFDRILMNEGGHYNASSGKFICSIPGIYYFTYDITLANKHLAIGLVHNGQYRIKTFDANTGNHDVASGSTILSLKQEDEVWLQIFYSEQNGLFYDPYWTDSLFTGFLIYPDQDYLNEI; this is encoded by the exons ATGATCTCTGCTGtcctcctcctctggactgtgCCCTGCGTGGCAAACCACATCCTCGAGGGCTTTGCCAAgggagggctgcaggaaggTCCTCAGTTGGCATGCAGCCTGCCAGGACCCCCCGGGCCACCCGGCCCCCCTGGTGCACCTGGGGCTCCAGGGACAGTGGGCAGGATGGGCTTCCCAGGCAAAGATGGCAAGGATGGCAAGGATGGGGATAAAGGCGAGCACGGCGATGAAG GTCCACAAGGCAGAACAGGAAACCCTGGCAAGCCAGGACCAAAGGGGAAAGCTGGTGCTATTGGCAAGGCAGGGCCACGAGGGCCCAAGGGTTTAAAAGGTAATCCTGGAAAAAATGGAGCACCGGGAAAGAAAGGGCCCAAAGGAAACAAAGGTGAGGCTGGGATGCCAGGACCCTGCACCTGTAATGCAAACAAAGCCAAATCTGCCTTCTCTGTGGCTGTCTCGAAGAGCTACCCAAGGGAAAGGCTGCCCATCAAATTTGACAGGATCCTGATGAACGAGGGAGGACATTACAATGCTTCCAGTGGGAAATTTATATGCAGCATCCCAGGTATTTACTACTTCACTTACGATATCACTTTGGCCAACAAGCATTTGGCCATTGGCTTGGTCCACAACGGGCAGTACCGGATCAAGACTTTTGATGCCAACACTGGGAACCACGATGTTGCCTCTGGATCCACCATCCTTTCTCTGAAGCAGGAGGATGAGGTGTGGCTGCAGATCTTTTACTCAGAACAAAACGGGCTCTTTTATGATCCCTACTGGACAGACAGCTTATTTACTGGCTTTCTGATATATCCTGATCAAGATTATCTCAATGAAATATAG